TGTCCGCCAGTCCATATCACGCCTAAGTCGGAATTCCGACCATGTAAGGCCCAATATCCACTGAAACCGGAGGTATCACTCCCGTGTTTGAGGCTTTGTTGAAATCGGGGGTCATTATACCGTGTGAACGAAGTCCTGTCCGCACCCCTATTTTTCCAGTTAAAAAAGTGGGGGGTCCTGGAGGTCAGGAACAAGGGTGTTCCTAATGTTCCTAATCCGGATACCATCTTGACCCAATTGCCACCTAATTGTACATGGTTTTCAGTAGTGGATTTGACGAATGCCTTCTTTAGTGTTCCAGTTCACCCTGACAGTCAATTCTGGTTTGCATTCTCATTTAATGGAAAGTCATACACGTTCACTCGGTTGTGTCAAGGTTATTGTGAATCCCCTACCATTTACAATGAGGCTCTGAAAAATAGCCTGGAGTCACTGATCCTGACACCTGGTTCAGTCCTTTTGCAATATGTGGATGATTGTTTGCTGGCAGCTCATACAAAGGAGCAGTGTGACACAGTGAAGCTTCTGTGTCACCTAGCTAAGGAAGGACATAAAGCCAGCTTTTCAAAACTACAATTTGTACAACAGGAAGTTAAATTCCTAGGTCACCTGATCTCTGCTGATGGGAAAAGATTGGAAACTAGCAGGGTAGAGGCCATTCAAAAAATTCCCAAACCTGTCACAAAAAAAGAACTAATGTCATTCCTAGGAATGTGTTCTTATTGCAGAACGTTCATCCCTGATTATGCAATCCTCGAGGCTCCCTTAAGCGCAATTGCTCATGGGAAGGGCCTACAGGCCCACAGTGCACTTAGTTGGAACAGTGAAGCAGACAAGGCCTTTGAAACATTGAAACAAGCACTACAAACAACTCCGACACTGGGATTCCTAGATCCAAACAGACCATTTACCCAGACAGTAGATGAAAAAGGAGGGTGCATGACGTCAGTGTTACTTCAGGACCATGGAGGTAAACTGAGACCAGTAGCTTATTTTTCAGCTAAACTAGACCCTGTAGCAGCGGGTCTTCCGATGTGTTTACGTGCTGTGGCAGCTGCAGAAAAAGCAGTAAATGCTTCAAGGGACTTGGTAGGTTACAGTGCTTTGACCTTGTTAGTACCACATTGCTGTTAGAACAAAAAACTGCTCACATGACAGCCGCTAGGTGGCTGAGGTATAACACTGTATTACTTGAAATGCCTAACATCACAGTGAAAAGATGTACTGTAATTAATCCTGCTACTCTACTTCCCACAGAAACGGAAGGAGAACCTCATGATTGTATCAGTGTTGTTAATGAAGTTTGCTCTCCTAGACCAGATTTACAGGAAACTCCGCTCCAAAATCCAGACATGGAGCTGTTCGTTGATGGATCTGCATACAGAAGCGCAGAAACAGGGAGAAACTGCGTAGGATATGCTGTAGTgacacaaaatgaaactattaaaGCACAATCACTACTGTCTCATCTGTCAGCTCAAGCTGCTGAATTAGTAGCACTGACAGAAGCATGCAAGTTGGCTAAGGGGAAAACTGTTaacatttttactgcatttggGGTAGTACATGATTTTGGGACCTTGTGGAAGCATCAAGGTTTTTTGACCTCTTCAGGTAAAACAATCACGGATCACAACCTGATTTCTGCACTCCTGGATGCAATCCTAATACCAAAAGCTATTGCTGTTGCATGGTCCAAATGGTAAGCCGTGTCTTCCCAAGAAATTGTTCCCCCACTATGCTAAGTTGACACATGGTCGAGACCATGTGTCGAAAGGAGGGATGCAAGATACTATCTCAAAATATTGGTACACTAAGGGCTTCACTAATTACTCCCAAAAATTTTGTGAACGCTGCATGATTTGTGCAACAAATAACGTTGGGAAGGGTATTAAAACTCCTCAAAGTGCCCACCCACCAGCTGATCGACCATTTCAACACCTTCAGATGGATTTCATTGAGTTGGATCCAAGTGAAGGGAAAAAGTTTTGTTTGGTAGTCGTTGATATGTTCTCCAAATGGATTGAAGCATTTCCGACATCAAAACAGGATGCAAGTGCGGTGGCAAAGGCACTTATAACTGACATAATCCCTAGGTGGGGGATCCCTAAAAGAATTGGCAGTGACAATGGTGCTCCATTCGTCAACAAAGCATTACAGCAAGTTGGTGAATATCTAGGAATTGACTTAAAGCAGCACTGTGCTTATCATCCAGCCAGTGGTGGGGCTGTGGAGCGAGAAAATGGCACACTCAAAAACAAATTGGCCAAATGTTGTGTAGATACTGGTCTGACATGGGTCAGGGCCCTGTCAGTAGTACTATTGCATATGAGAACTAGAGTAAGGGGAAGAGCAAACCTAAGCCCTTTTGAGATCGTATTTGGCAGACCTCCAAATACAGGAATCGGGCCCAGAGGAACTCCAAGGCGACTCACAGATGAATGTGAGAGTGAAATGTTAAGTTATTGCGAAAACCTGTTCACAGGCAGGTGAAAGACGCCCTTCCAGGACCAACAAGCACCTATCTGCATGATCTGAAACCAGGCAACTGGGTGGTGGTGAAAGACTTCAGGAGGAAAAGCTGGAGAGCTAAGAGGTGGCTGGGTCCGTTCCAAGTGCTCCTAACAACACACACCGCCATCAAGGTCACTGAAAGAGCCACGTGGATCCACGCTAGTCATTGCAGAAGAGTGCCAGAACCGACTGAGAGCCACACAGAGGAGGAATCAACTGAAACCAGCTTTGACACACGCATAGAGCAAGATTAAAGATGCAACTATAGAATTTTAATTAAagacaacaaaaaacaacaataaatgaCAACTTGTGAGTTTTCACGAAATCACCAGCTGACAAAAGAGCTCTTACGATCAAGACATCCGTATCTCTTAAGTCCAGGAAATTGgtacctaataaaacaaaaagatgTGGTAGAGCCAACTAACATTATTGGACGTGATATAGTTGATTGGTCTAACTCCAACACCCGTCTACATTGTGTAATAGAGTATGTTTTGAATCAAAACCCAGAACACGTGGTGAGGCAAGTTCTAACAATAGACACTGATAGAGGGGAGACTGGACAATTAATTAGTGACTTCCGTACAATCTGGCGAAACGGTCGATGGGATCTTCAGGAAGATTGGAAGTTTAGGACGGAAGTTGACGACATCATCCTAACAGGACCGAATTGTTGTAGATTAGATAACCTATAGAGGAAGGGTGTTTCTAAGCCTCGGTGAGGTGGGACGAGTGCTGATTGGGCATGCCCGCACTCTGAGCACCAATATACGTCAAGAAGGGCAAAGATTCACCTAACCTCAGATCAGGATAGGTTGATGTACAAACATTTAGCCCCAAGAACCTGGTTTTGCAAGTTGATTGGACATGGCCAAAGGTGTAAATATTGTTTTCCAGAACAAGAAAACCAGTTGTTACTCGGAACCAAAGATGACAGTCACTGGAACAAAATTCGTGATAATAGTGGGAATAGGTCTCACCATGATCCAAATGGTAAGCGCATGCTTTGAACCACCAATAATTACGCACCAGATATACCTTGACATCAATGTTACTGAGGGCGAAATATGGGTCACAGTAAAGTTTGACGCCTGTGAAGCAATTACGTGCGGAAGTGTTGTTCAGCAACGAGAGATCTCAAATAGGCCTAAGTATCTTTGTGTGGATAGAGAGTATAGTCACAGAACCCCATGCGGATCCTGGGATAGCGTCTGGTGGACAACCAAACCAGGTGGCTGGACTTCACCGATGGGGAGAGAAAGTGAGATTGGGAAAAGTATGGCTTTGTTTAAAGTGACTGCAAAACAACCCTGTGCCGACAAAATGTGTAATCCACTCTATCTGACCATCAAATACCCTAATAAGCAGATGCATGAGGGTACTTGGGGACTAGGTATAGAAACTGATGGAAGAGACCTGGTAGGACGAATCAGAAtcaatgtaaaaaacaaaactgccAAAGGTAACCAGATCGAGGATGGGGACTCAAAGCCAgtaaaaataattaagctgACAGATATTAGAGATACTACAGTATAGCAGTGGAAACAGGTTTCACAGACTCAAATAAATGGTTGGAGTGGGTGAAGTATACAGCTAAAACAATAGACAAATCTGATTGCTATGCGTGTGCATCAGCCAGACCACAACTGATTGCAGTGCCATTTCCAATAAATCCTAACAATAGTCCAGCTGGATTCAAATGCATGCTGATTCTTTTCACGACCACAAAgccatctaaccagaagtgtaGGGATCTTTCATTGCTGTTTCCACCCATTGAGAAGAAAAATCTTGCTATTCCTCCAGCCTTCACACCAGCAAGAGGAAACTTCACTTGTTTACTAAATACAGCAGGTAATGTTAAGGTTGGTCACATGACACACTGTGCGAAAACTTTAGACACCTCAGCTTTGGGCACCGACATTGACTTTAGTTGGCTACAATTCCAGAACACACCGAGAGCTGATATGTGGTGGTATTGTGGAGGGAACGTACTTCGATACACACTACCAAAAGATTGGACTGGAACGTGCGCCTTAATTCAGCTTGCTATGCCATTCACCTTAGTGTCTCGACATAATGAACAACTGACTAACCAGACACGACGAAAGAGGGGTGTTCCTAGAGGAGCATTTGATAGTACCATTTACAATGACTCAATTGGAGTGCCAAGGGGCGTTCCAGACGAATTCAAAGCTCGCAACCAGATAGCAGCTGGGTTCGAGTCGGTCATATTTTGGTGGTCAACAATAAATAAGAATGTGGACTGGATCAATTACATATACTATAACCAGCAAAGGTTCATTAACTACACTAGGGATGCTGTTAAAGGTATTGCAGAGCAATTAGATGCCACTAGTAAAATGACATGGGAAAATCGTATGGCCTTGGACATGTTATTGGCCGAGAAAGGAGGTGTCTGTGTCATGATTGGTGGCTCCTGCTGTACCTTTATTCCAAACAACACTGCTCCAGATGGTACCATTACCAAAGCCTTACAAGGACTAACAACTTTAGCACAGGAGTTGGCAGAAAATTCTGGAGTAGAcacatccatcacaggactTTTTGAATCATGGTTTGGAAAGTGGAAAGGAGTTATGGTCTCCGTGATAACTTCACTGACTGTGGTATCAGGGGTCCTAATTGTCTTTGGCTGTTGTATCATTCCCTGTGTCAGGGGATTGACCACACGACTTATTGAAACAGCTCTAACTGAGAAGGTTCAGTACCGAATGATTAAGATGAAAGACGACTATGAAAGAGGTCAACAATTGGACTGGCAACCACCTTATGCAGAGGACGATGTTGAACTATCAGAAGGAGAGATTGAGAACAGAATCTGATTGAAAGTGATTCATGATGATCTTTTCTCTGCCCCAAAGTCTCATTCTTTAGCACACTGTGTGGCTGAAGATCTTGCAATGGGAGCTGGCATCGCAGTGGACTTTAAGAGGAGATTTGGCAGAGTTCCAGAACTAAGAAAACAAAGGAAAGAAACAGGACAATGTGCTGTTTTGAAAGATGACAACAGATATATTTACTATTTGGTTACTAAGAGGTTTAGTACAGACAGACCTGAATATTCTGCGCTTAAACAAAGTCTGACAGAAATGAAAGATCATTGTTTGACAAATGGTGTAATACATGTTAGTATGCCTAATACTGGATGTGGGTTAGACAGGTTGAAATGGAGAAAAGTCAGATCAATTCTTAagcaggtgtttaaaaattctggTATCAGTATTACCATTTATGTAAAGACTAATGATTAGTGAATTTGTAGTTGTTATTCACATTTTGTGATTTTCTTTTGATTTAAAAGTTTTTCATTTTGACTATAATCATCTTATCACTGGTATATAAGTTGACGATTTAATGTCTTTTGAGTAGTTGGGTTTTATATTTACTGAAGTATTTGATAATCATTTGCAGTATTATTTACTCACATTAATTTTACTTACTCATACtcatatttacataaaataatttGAAGGTTTTGCTTTTTATTAAGTAGTTTGAAAGCATttaatcaaggtagaatgaTTATTTGATAGACTTAATCATatacttcattttttttatgtaatcatGTATTATGTGTGTCATCCTGTGCTGAACTCAGGTGTTGTGTATACTATCGCATCAGGAAGGTTGGTTGGTAAGATGGGTAGGGTGTGGAATTTTCCCTAAATTATAATTTGATTGATAATTAGCTGATGAGAATTTTCTTGTGGGCCTAAGGGTTTTTTATGGAAGCCCATTTCCGCcacttgaagaaaaaaaagtcgATTTAGAGTCgataatgagatttaaagtcataataatgagatttaaagtcattattatgagatttaaagtcataattatgagatttaaagtcataataatgagatttaaagtcataataatgagatttaaagtcataattatgagatttaaagtcattattatgagatttaaagtcataattatgagatttaaagtcataattgtgagatttaaaatcattattatgagatttaaagtcattatGAGATTTAGAGTcataattatgagatttaaagtcattattatga
The sequence above is drawn from the Trichomycterus rosablanca isolate fTriRos1 chromosome 9, fTriRos1.hap1, whole genome shotgun sequence genome and encodes:
- the LOC134320836 gene encoding ADP-ribose glycohydrolase OARD1-like — protein: MGAGIAVDFKRRFGRVPELRKQRKETGQCAVLKDDNRYIYYLVTKRFSTDRPEYSALKQSLTEMKDHCLTNGVIHVSMPNTGCGLDRLKWRKVRSILKQVFKNSGISITIYVKTND